In Mycobacterium tuberculosis H37Rv, a single window of DNA contains:
- a CDS encoding transcriptional regulator: MAQAHSAPLTGYRIAVTSARRAEELCALLRRQGAEVCSAPAIKMIALPDDDELQNNTEALIADPPDILVAHTGIGFRGWLAAAEGWGLANELLESLSSARIISRGPKATGALRAAGLREEWSPDSESSHEVLEYLLESGVSRTRIAVQLHGAADSWDPFPEFLGGLRFAGAQVVPIRVYRWKPAPLGGVFDHLVTGIARRQFDAVTFTSAPAAAAVLERSRELDIEDQLLAALRTDVHAMCVGPVTSRPLIRKGVPTSAPERMRLGALARHIAEELPLLGSCTFKAAGHVIEIRGTSVLVDDSVKPLSPSGMAILRALVHRPGGVVSRGDLLRVLPGDGSDTHAVDTAVLRLRTALGDKNIVATVVKRGYRLAVDSRHDDV, encoded by the coding sequence ATGGCCCAGGCACACTCGGCGCCACTGACCGGCTACCGGATCGCGGTGACATCCGCTCGCCGCGCCGAAGAGCTGTGCGCATTGCTTCGCCGCCAGGGCGCCGAGGTCTGTAGTGCCCCAGCGATCAAGATGATCGCGCTTCCCGACGACGATGAACTGCAGAACAACACCGAGGCGTTGATCGCCGACCCGCCTGACATTCTGGTCGCCCACACCGGCATCGGATTTCGCGGCTGGTTGGCCGCGGCCGAGGGGTGGGGGCTGGCCAACGAGCTCCTGGAATCGTTGTCGTCGGCCCGGATCATCTCCCGCGGACCAAAGGCAACTGGTGCGCTGCGTGCCGCCGGCCTGCGTGAAGAGTGGTCCCCCGACTCTGAATCGTCGCATGAAGTGCTGGAATATCTGCTCGAATCGGGGGTGTCCCGTACGCGTATTGCCGTCCAGCTGCACGGTGCCGCCGACAGCTGGGACCCGTTTCCGGAATTTCTGGGCGGGTTACGTTTCGCCGGCGCGCAAGTGGTGCCGATCCGGGTTTACCGGTGGAAGCCGGCGCCACTAGGCGGCGTGTTCGACCATTTAGTCACCGGGATCGCGCGACGACAATTCGACGCGGTCACCTTCACGTCGGCACCTGCCGCAGCCGCGGTGCTAGAACGCAGCCGTGAATTGGATATCGAGGACCAACTGTTGGCTGCGCTGCGTACCGACGTGCACGCGATGTGTGTCGGCCCGGTAACTTCGCGGCCGTTGATCCGAAAGGGCGTCCCGACGTCGGCTCCCGAGCGAATGCGGTTGGGAGCCTTAGCCCGCCACATTGCCGAGGAGCTGCCGCTGCTGGGTTCGTGCACGTTCAAAGCAGCCGGCCACGTGATCGAGATCCGTGGAACCTCTGTGCTGGTGGATGATTCGGTGAAGCCACTATCGCCGTCCGGAATGGCGATTTTGCGCGCGTTGGTACATCGCCCCGGCGGCGTCGTCTCTCGTGGCGACTTGCTACGCGTCCTACCCGGCGACGGCAGCGACACCCACGCCGTGGACACC
- the narK3 gene encoding nitrate/nitrite transporter (Belongs to the nark/NASA family of transporters.), which translates to MGRSHQISDWDPEDSVAWEAGNKFIARRNLIWSVAAEHVGFSVWSLWSVMVLFMPTSVYGFSAGDKFLLGATATLVGACLRFPYTFATAKFGGRNWTIFSALVLLIPTVGSILLLANPGLPLWPYLVCGALAGLGGGNFAASMTNINAFFPQRLKGAALALNAGGGNLGVPMVQLVGLLVIATAGDREPYWVCAIYLVLLAVAGLGAALYMDNLTEYRIELNTMRAVVSEPHTWVISLLYIGTFGSFIGFSFAFGQVLQINFIASGQSTAQASLHAAQIAFLGPLLGSLSRIYGGKLADRIGGGRVTLAAFCAMLLATGILISASTFGDHLAGPMPTATMVGYVIGFTALFILSGIGNGSVYKMIPSIFEARSHSLQISEAERRQWSRSMSGALIGLAGAVGALGGVGVNLALRESYLTSGTATSAFWAFGVFYLVASVLTWAIYVRRGLKSAGELVPATTAPAGLAYV; encoded by the coding sequence ATGGGCCGTTCCCACCAGATCTCCGACTGGGATCCCGAAGACTCGGTGGCGTGGGAGGCCGGCAACAAATTCATCGCCCGACGCAATCTGATCTGGTCGGTGGCCGCCGAGCACGTCGGATTTTCCGTCTGGTCCCTCTGGTCGGTGATGGTGCTGTTCATGCCCACATCGGTGTACGGCTTTTCCGCCGGCGACAAGTTCCTGCTCGGCGCCACCGCGACCTTGGTCGGGGCATGCCTGCGCTTCCCTTACACATTTGCCACCGCAAAGTTCGGGGGGCGCAACTGGACCATCTTTTCCGCACTGGTGCTGTTGATTCCGACCGTTGGCAGCATTCTGTTGCTGGCCAACCCTGGTTTGCCACTGTGGCCGTATCTGGTGTGCGGTGCGCTAGCCGGCCTCGGCGGCGGCAACTTCGCCGCCTCCATGACGAACATCAACGCTTTCTTTCCGCAACGACTCAAGGGCGCCGCGCTTGCGCTCAACGCGGGTGGCGGCAACCTCGGGGTGCCGATGGTGCAGTTGGTCGGCCTGCTGGTGATCGCAACGGCCGGTGACCGCGAGCCCTACTGGGTGTGCGCGATATATCTGGTGCTGCTGGCGGTCGCCGGCCTCGGCGCCGCACTGTACATGGACAACCTGACGGAGTATCGCATCGAGCTGAACACCATGCGTGCGGTAGTGTCCGAGCCGCACACCTGGGTGATCTCGCTGCTGTACATCGGCACTTTCGGCTCGTTCATCGGGTTCTCTTTCGCATTCGGTCAGGTGCTGCAGATCAACTTCATCGCCAGCGGTCAGAGCACGGCGCAGGCCTCGCTGCATGCGGCCCAGATCGCCTTCCTGGGGCCGCTATTGGGATCGCTGTCCCGAATATATGGCGGCAAGCTCGCCGACCGTATCGGTGGCGGCCGAGTCACCCTAGCTGCCTTCTGCGCCATGCTGCTGGCCACCGGAATACTCATCAGCGCAAGCACTTTCGGTGACCACCTGGCCGGGCCGATGCCGACTGCGACGATGGTCGGCTACGTCATCGGCTTCACGGCTCTGTTCATTTTGTCCGGCATCGGCAATGGCTCTGTGTACAAGATGATTCCGTCGATCTTCGAGGCGCGCAGCCATTCGCTGCAGATCAGTGAAGCCGAGCGCAGGCAGTGGTCGCGGTCGATGTCAGGCGCGCTGATCGGCCTGGCCGGGGCGGTCGGCGCGCTCGGCGGAGTGGGCGTCAACCTGGCTCTGCGAGAGTCCTACCTGACCAGTGGCACGGCCACCTCGGCATTTTGGGCCTTCGGGGTGTTCTACCTGGTCGCCTCGGTGCTGACCTGGGCGATTTATGTGCGTCGGGGCCTAAAGAGCGCCGGCGAGCTCGTGCCGGCGACCACCGCACCCGCGGGCTTGGCCTACGTCTAG
- the aac gene encoding aminoglycoside 2'-N-acetyltransferase, whose product MHTQVHTARLVHTADLDSETRQDIRQMVTGAFAGDFTETDWEHTLGGMHALIWHHGAIIAHAAVIQRRLIYRGNALRCGYVEGVAVRADWRGQRLVSALLDAVEQVMRGAYQLGALSSSARARRLYASRGWLPWHGPTSVLAPTGPVRTPDDDGTVFVLPIDISLDTSAELMCDWRAGDVW is encoded by the coding sequence GTGCACACCCAGGTACACACGGCCCGCCTGGTCCACACCGCCGATCTTGACAGCGAGACCCGCCAGGACATCCGTCAGATGGTCACCGGCGCGTTTGCCGGTGACTTCACCGAGACCGACTGGGAGCACACGCTGGGTGGGATGCACGCCCTGATCTGGCATCACGGGGCGATCATCGCGCATGCCGCGGTGATCCAGCGGCGACTGATCTACCGCGGCAACGCGCTGCGCTGCGGGTACGTCGAAGGCGTTGCGGTGCGGGCGGACTGGCGGGGCCAACGCCTGGTGAGCGCGCTGTTGGACGCCGTCGAGCAGGTGATGCGCGGCGCTTACCAGCTCGGAGCGCTCAGTTCCTCGGCGCGGGCCCGCAGACTGTACGCCTCACGCGGCTGGCTGCCCTGGCACGGCCCGACATCGGTACTGGCACCAACCGGTCCAGTCCGTACACCCGATGACGACGGAACGGTGTTCGTCCTGCCCATCGACATCAGCCTGGACACCTCGGCGGAGCTGATGTGCGATTGGCGCGCGGGCGACGTCTGGTAA
- a CDS encoding iron ABC transporter substrate-binding lipoprotein, whose product MRQGCSRRGFLQVAEAAAATGLFAGCSSPKPPPGTPGGAAVTITHLFGQTVIKEPPKRVVSAGYTEQDDLLAVDVVPIAVTDWFGDQPFAVWPWAAPKLGGARPAVLNLDNGIQIDRIAALKPDLIVAINAGVDADTYQQLSAIAPTVAQSGGDAFFEPWKDQARSIGQAVFAADRMRSLIEAVDQKFAAVAQRHPRWRGKKALLLQGRLWQGNVVATLAGWRTDFLNDMGLVIADSIKPFAVDQRGVIPRDHIKAVLDAADVLIWMTESPEDEKALLADPEIAASQATAQRRHIFTSKEQAGAIAFSSVLSYPVVAEQLPPQISQILGA is encoded by the coding sequence GTGCGACAGGGATGCAGCCGCCGGGGATTCTTGCAGGTCGCCGAGGCTGCAGCAGCCACCGGGCTGTTCGCGGGCTGTTCATCGCCCAAACCCCCGCCGGGCACTCCTGGCGGCGCGGCGGTAACTATCACCCACCTGTTCGGTCAGACCGTCATCAAAGAGCCACCCAAGCGCGTGGTCAGCGCCGGCTACACCGAGCAGGACGACTTGCTCGCGGTCGATGTGGTGCCCATCGCGGTGACCGACTGGTTCGGTGACCAGCCGTTTGCGGTGTGGCCGTGGGCGGCGCCCAAGCTCGGCGGGGCGCGGCCGGCGGTATTGAACCTGGACAACGGGATTCAGATCGACCGAATCGCCGCCTTAAAACCCGACCTGATCGTGGCGATCAACGCCGGGGTGGACGCCGATACCTATCAGCAGCTGTCGGCGATCGCCCCGACCGTCGCCCAGTCCGGCGGCGACGCATTCTTCGAGCCGTGGAAGGACCAGGCCAGGTCGATCGGCCAGGCGGTGTTTGCGGCCGACCGGATGAGGTCGCTGATCGAGGCCGTCGACCAGAAGTTCGCCGCGGTGGCGCAGCGGCATCCGCGCTGGCGGGGCAAGAAGGCGCTGTTGCTGCAGGGTCGCCTCTGGCAGGGCAACGTGGTCGCAACCCTGGCGGGCTGGCGAACTGACTTCCTCAACGACATGGGTCTGGTGATCGCCGACAGCATCAAACCCTTCGCCGTCGATCAGCGCGGCGTCATTCCGCGCGATCACATTAAAGCGGTGCTTGATGCCGCCGATGTGCTGATCTGGATGACCGAGAGCCCCGAGGACGAGAAGGCGTTGTTGGCCGACCCGGAGATTGCGGCGTCGCAGGCAACCGCCCAGCGGCGCCACATCTTCACTTCCAAGGAACAGGCCGGAGCCATCGCCTTCTCGTCGGTGCTGAGTTATCCCGTGGTGGCCGAGCAACTGCCGCCACAGATCAGCCAGATCTTGGGCGCATGA